The Quadrisphaera sp. DSM 44207 genome window below encodes:
- the glgX gene encoding glycogen debranching protein GlgX has translation MPFPLGATPLQGGTNVAVYSETAEAVEVALFDAVGTETRVALPERTGHVFHGFLPGVGVGQRYGLRVHGPWDPANGLRHNAAKLLLDPHATAVEGGVSWGEDVFGHHFDDPTRRNDADSAASMPRCVVADRSFDWGDDAPPRTPLSETVVYETHVKGLTKRHPDVPEELRGTYAGLAHPAVTQHLTDLGVTAVELLPVHQFVQDSHLLEKGLRNYWGYNSIGFLAPHGEYSSAGDGGQQVAEFKAMVKALHAAGLEVILDVVFNHTAEGNHLGPTLSLRGIDNGSYYRLVGEDRQHYFDTTGTGNSLNVGHPAALHLIMDSLRYWVTEMHVDGFRFDLATTLTRQGGDMDVHSAFLDLVHQDPVLAPVKMIAEPWDTAGYQVGGFPARWSEWNGKYRDGVRDFWRGAEGSLGELALRMTGSPDVYERGGRDPVASVNFVTAHDGFSLADLTAFDEKHNEANGEGGADGESDNRSWNCGAEGPSDDPAVCALRDRQRRNLLATLLLSAGVPMLLGGDEIARTQGGNNNAYCHDDEVSWYDWEGADADLLAFTRELIALRKAHPALHPRHYLPAPDDADEDADGAIVMRRADGPRMTDADWGDAVSKALAVHLTGPAGDGGADELLVLLNASEGAVEFGTPAEPRRGKKRVKRWELLLSTDPEQHLRRPLAPGATVLVRDRSLTVLRRTG, from the coding sequence CTGCCCTTCCCGCTCGGCGCCACGCCGCTGCAGGGCGGCACGAACGTCGCCGTGTACTCCGAGACGGCGGAGGCCGTCGAGGTGGCCCTGTTCGACGCGGTCGGCACCGAGACGCGCGTGGCGCTGCCCGAGCGCACCGGGCACGTCTTCCACGGCTTCCTGCCGGGCGTCGGCGTCGGGCAGCGGTACGGGCTGCGCGTGCACGGGCCGTGGGACCCGGCGAACGGGCTGCGGCACAACGCGGCCAAGCTGCTGCTGGACCCGCACGCGACGGCCGTCGAGGGCGGGGTGTCCTGGGGCGAGGACGTCTTCGGCCACCACTTCGACGACCCGACCCGGCGCAACGACGCGGACTCCGCGGCGTCGATGCCCCGCTGCGTCGTCGCCGACCGCTCCTTCGACTGGGGCGACGACGCGCCGCCGCGCACGCCGCTGTCGGAGACGGTCGTCTACGAGACGCACGTGAAGGGCCTGACGAAGCGCCACCCCGACGTCCCGGAGGAGCTGCGCGGCACCTACGCCGGCCTGGCCCACCCCGCGGTCACGCAGCACCTGACCGACCTGGGGGTGACCGCCGTCGAGCTGCTGCCGGTGCACCAGTTCGTCCAGGACTCCCACCTGCTGGAGAAGGGCCTGCGCAACTACTGGGGCTACAACTCCATCGGCTTCCTCGCCCCGCACGGGGAGTACAGCTCCGCGGGCGACGGCGGGCAGCAGGTCGCCGAGTTCAAGGCCATGGTCAAGGCGCTGCACGCCGCGGGCCTGGAGGTGATCCTCGACGTGGTGTTCAACCACACCGCCGAGGGCAACCACCTGGGGCCGACGCTGTCCCTGAGGGGCATCGACAACGGCTCCTACTACCGCCTGGTCGGGGAGGACCGCCAGCACTACTTCGACACCACCGGCACGGGCAACAGCCTGAACGTCGGCCACCCCGCCGCCCTGCACCTGATCATGGACTCGCTGCGCTACTGGGTGACCGAGATGCACGTCGACGGCTTCCGCTTCGACCTGGCCACGACCCTGACCCGCCAGGGCGGTGACATGGACGTGCACAGCGCCTTCCTCGACCTCGTGCACCAGGACCCGGTGCTGGCGCCCGTGAAGATGATCGCCGAACCGTGGGACACCGCCGGCTACCAGGTCGGCGGCTTCCCGGCCCGCTGGTCGGAGTGGAACGGGAAGTACCGCGACGGCGTGCGCGACTTCTGGCGCGGCGCCGAGGGCTCGCTCGGCGAGCTTGCGCTGCGGATGACGGGCAGCCCCGACGTCTACGAGCGCGGCGGGCGCGACCCGGTGGCCAGCGTCAACTTCGTCACCGCCCACGACGGGTTCAGCCTCGCCGACCTCACCGCCTTCGACGAGAAGCACAACGAGGCCAACGGCGAGGGCGGCGCGGACGGCGAGAGCGACAACCGCTCGTGGAACTGCGGCGCCGAGGGGCCCAGCGACGACCCGGCCGTGTGCGCGCTGCGCGACCGGCAGCGGCGCAACCTCCTCGCCACGCTGCTGCTCTCGGCCGGGGTGCCGATGCTCCTCGGCGGCGACGAGATCGCCCGCACCCAGGGCGGCAACAACAACGCCTACTGCCACGACGACGAGGTCTCCTGGTACGACTGGGAGGGCGCCGACGCCGACCTGCTGGCCTTCACGCGCGAGCTGATCGCGCTGCGCAAGGCGCACCCGGCGCTGCACCCGCGCCACTACCTGCCCGCGCCCGACGACGCCGACGAGGACGCCGACGGCGCGATCGTCATGCGCCGCGCCGACGGGCCGCGGATGACGGACGCCGACTGGGGCGACGCCGTGAGCAAGGCCCTCGCCGTCCACCTGACCGGGCCGGCGGGCGACGGCGGCGCGGACGAGCTGCTCGTGCTCCTGAACGCCTCGGAGGGCGCGGTGGAGTTCGGCACCCCGGCCGAGCCGCGGCGCGGCAAGAAGCGCGTCAAGCGCTGGGAGCTGCTGCTGAGCACCGACCCGGAGCAGCACCTGCGGCGCCCCCTGGCACCCGGGGCGACGGTGCTCGTGCGCGACCGGTCCCTGACGGTGCTGCGCCGAACGGGGTGA
- a CDS encoding ATP-dependent DNA ligase — MPVLPPVAPMLARPVPQVPAPDAVAGGLVYEPKWDGFRCIVFRDGDEVVLGSRGERPLTRYFPELVEQVLQHAPPRCVVDGEVVLRRGQPGAERLDWEALAQRIHPAGSRVRLLAERTPVSFVAFDLLALGEEDLQLRPFAERRARLEDVLDHDRDHGRLHLTRVTADAEEARRWLEAFEGAGLDGVVAKPLAAPYAPGRRVVLKVKHARTADVVAVGYRVHKSGRGVGSLLLGLHDDAGQLRQVGAVSAFTTAVRAQLEEQLAPLVARDEGGEVVRGVGERNRFAAADKDTSWVVLRPELVLEVRYDQMEGDRFRHVAQFGRWRPDRDPASCTFGQLEVPVAYDLDAVLTGSSGR; from the coding sequence CTGCCCGTCCTGCCTCCCGTCGCGCCGATGCTGGCGAGGCCCGTGCCGCAGGTGCCCGCACCGGACGCCGTCGCCGGCGGGCTGGTGTACGAGCCGAAGTGGGACGGGTTCCGCTGCATCGTCTTCCGCGACGGCGACGAGGTGGTCCTCGGCAGCCGCGGCGAGCGCCCGCTGACGCGGTACTTCCCCGAGCTCGTGGAGCAGGTGCTGCAGCACGCGCCGCCGCGGTGCGTGGTCGACGGGGAGGTCGTGCTGCGCCGCGGTCAGCCGGGCGCGGAGCGGCTGGACTGGGAGGCCCTGGCGCAGCGGATCCACCCGGCCGGCTCGCGGGTGCGCCTGCTGGCCGAGCGGACGCCGGTCTCCTTCGTCGCCTTCGACCTGCTCGCCCTGGGCGAGGAGGACCTGCAGCTGCGCCCGTTCGCCGAGCGGCGCGCCCGGCTGGAGGACGTGCTGGACCACGACCGCGACCACGGCCGGCTGCACCTGACGCGGGTGACCGCCGACGCCGAGGAGGCCCGGCGGTGGCTGGAGGCCTTCGAGGGCGCCGGCCTGGACGGCGTGGTGGCCAAGCCGCTCGCGGCCCCGTACGCGCCGGGCAGGCGGGTGGTGCTCAAGGTCAAGCACGCGCGCACCGCCGACGTCGTGGCCGTCGGCTACCGGGTGCACAAGAGCGGGCGCGGCGTCGGGTCGCTGCTGCTCGGCCTGCACGACGACGCGGGGCAGCTGCGCCAGGTCGGGGCGGTCTCGGCGTTCACCACGGCCGTCCGCGCGCAGCTGGAGGAGCAGCTGGCCCCGCTCGTGGCGCGCGACGAGGGCGGTGAGGTCGTGCGCGGGGTCGGGGAGAGGAACCGGTTCGCCGCCGCGGACAAGGACACCTCGTGGGTGGTGCTGCGCCCGGAGCTGGTGCTCGAGGTGCGCTACGACCAGATGGAGGGCGACCGGTTCCGGCACGTGGCGCAGTTCGGGCGCTGGCGCCCGGACCGCGACCCCGCCTCGTGCACCTTCGGGCAGCTCGAGGTGCCGGTGGCCTACGACCTCGACGCCGTGCTCACGGGCTCCTCCGGGCGCTGA
- the msrB gene encoding peptide-methionine (R)-S-oxide reductase MsrB → MSTSSLPGESGTRYPVTKSDTEWRQQLSRAEYHVLREAGTERPYVGEYTDTETEGVYSCRACGAELFRSDTKFHSNCGWPAFWAPSADDHVELVPDRSLGVVRTEVRCASCGSHLGHVFEGEGFPTPTDQRYCINSVSLRLDPTTSS, encoded by the coding sequence ATGAGCACCTCGAGCCTGCCCGGCGAGTCCGGCACGCGGTATCCGGTCACCAAGAGCGACACCGAGTGGCGCCAGCAGCTGTCGCGCGCCGAGTACCACGTGCTGCGCGAGGCCGGCACCGAGCGCCCCTACGTCGGCGAGTACACCGACACCGAGACCGAGGGCGTCTACTCCTGCCGCGCGTGCGGCGCGGAGCTCTTCCGCAGCGACACGAAGTTCCACTCGAACTGCGGCTGGCCCGCGTTCTGGGCGCCGTCGGCCGACGACCACGTGGAGCTGGTTCCCGACCGCTCGCTCGGCGTGGTGCGCACCGAGGTCCGGTGCGCGTCCTGCGGCAGCCACCTCGGCCACGTCTTCGAGGGCGAGGGCTTCCCCACACCGACCGACCAGCGGTACTGCATCAACTCCGTCAGCCTGCGTCTGGATCCCACCACCAGCTCCTGA
- a CDS encoding GNAT family N-acetyltransferase produces the protein MSTPAAPAVRRAAWRDLDPQLAYAIARLRVDVFVVEQACPYPELDGRDLEPDAEHCWVPGGGLAVGAYLRVLADGDGDGARRVGRVVTAAPARGQGLAGALMGDVLARHGRAPLVLDAQAHLEHWYARWGFAPSGPGFLEDGIPHVPMRRFPTPP, from the coding sequence GTGAGCACTCCTGCCGCGCCCGCCGTCCGCCGCGCCGCCTGGCGCGACCTCGACCCGCAGCTGGCGTACGCGATCGCCCGGCTGCGGGTCGACGTGTTCGTGGTCGAGCAGGCGTGCCCCTACCCCGAGCTGGACGGGCGCGACCTGGAGCCGGACGCCGAGCACTGCTGGGTCCCCGGCGGCGGGCTGGCGGTCGGCGCGTACCTGCGGGTGCTGGCCGACGGCGACGGCGACGGCGCGCGCCGCGTCGGGCGGGTCGTCACGGCTGCCCCCGCGCGCGGGCAGGGCCTGGCGGGGGCGCTGATGGGCGACGTCCTGGCCCGGCACGGGCGCGCGCCGCTGGTGCTGGACGCCCAGGCGCACCTGGAGCACTGGTACGCCCGCTGGGGCTTCGCGCCGTCCGGGCCGGGTTTCCTCGAGGACGGCATCCCGCACGTGCCGATGCGCCGCTTCCCCACCCCGCCGTGA
- a CDS encoding AGE family epimerase/isomerase translates to MRLPQPPVPDAERLRGEVDRLLGFAAGAVHPDGGFALLDDEGRPQLDQPVHAYVTARMTHVFSLGHLLGRPGDGALADAGVAALSGRLRDGEHGGWFGALGPTGLEDPASDLTKGAYAHAFVVLAAASATAAGRPGAPELLDDALGVLERRFWREDDGMLVEEWDRAFSALDPYRGVNANMHGVEAMLTAADVTGREQWRARALRIAERVVHGFAREAGWRLPEHFDAGWNPLPDYNSDDRAHPFRPYGVTTGHLLEWSRLCLHLRASLGAGAPVWLLDDAVALFDTAVREGWRADGHEGFVYTTDFDGAPVVTARMHWVVTEGIAAAAAMYAATGEPAYADRYEEWWDHAERLFVDREKGSWRHELDARGRPATGTWSGKPDVYHAVQACLVPQLPLTPMLPAALRDASAPSPPA, encoded by the coding sequence CTGCGGCTCCCGCAGCCGCCCGTTCCGGACGCCGAGCGGCTGCGCGGCGAGGTCGACCGGCTGCTGGGCTTCGCCGCCGGCGCGGTGCACCCCGACGGCGGCTTCGCGCTCCTGGACGACGAGGGCCGGCCGCAGCTGGACCAGCCGGTGCACGCGTACGTGACCGCACGGATGACGCACGTGTTCTCCCTCGGCCACCTGCTGGGCCGGCCCGGGGACGGCGCGCTCGCCGACGCCGGCGTCGCGGCGCTGAGCGGGCGGCTGCGCGACGGCGAGCACGGCGGCTGGTTCGGCGCGCTCGGCCCGACCGGCCTGGAGGACCCCGCCAGCGACCTGACCAAGGGCGCGTACGCGCACGCGTTCGTCGTCCTGGCCGCGGCCAGCGCCACCGCCGCCGGACGCCCCGGCGCGCCCGAGCTGCTCGACGACGCCCTCGGCGTGCTCGAGCGGCGGTTCTGGCGCGAGGACGACGGGATGCTCGTCGAGGAGTGGGACCGCGCCTTCTCGGCGCTGGACCCCTACCGCGGGGTCAACGCCAACATGCACGGCGTCGAGGCGATGCTCACCGCCGCCGACGTCACCGGCCGCGAGCAGTGGCGGGCGCGGGCGCTGCGGATCGCCGAGCGCGTCGTGCACGGCTTCGCCCGGGAGGCCGGGTGGCGGCTGCCGGAGCACTTCGACGCCGGCTGGAACCCGCTGCCGGACTACAACAGCGACGATCGGGCCCACCCCTTCCGCCCGTACGGGGTGACCACCGGGCACCTGCTGGAGTGGTCGCGCCTGTGCCTGCACCTGCGGGCCTCCCTCGGCGCCGGCGCACCGGTGTGGCTGCTCGACGACGCGGTGGCGCTGTTCGACACCGCCGTGCGGGAGGGCTGGCGCGCCGACGGGCACGAGGGGTTCGTCTACACCACGGACTTCGACGGCGCCCCGGTGGTGACGGCCCGCATGCACTGGGTGGTCACCGAGGGCATCGCGGCCGCGGCCGCGATGTACGCCGCGACGGGGGAGCCGGCCTACGCCGACCGCTACGAGGAGTGGTGGGACCATGCCGAGCGGCTCTTCGTCGACCGCGAGAAGGGCTCCTGGCGCCACGAGCTGGACGCGCGAGGGCGCCCGGCGACGGGCACCTGGTCGGGCAAGCCGGACGTCTACCACGCCGTGCAGGCGTGCCTGGTGCCGCAGCTGCCGCTGACCCCGATGCTCCCGGCGGCCCTGCGCGACGCGTCCGCGCCGTCCCCGCCGGCCTGA
- the hemQ gene encoding hydrogen peroxide-dependent heme synthase — protein MTQAPEQERAGTAEKPATRTHAEINQTIRYTMWSVFALDGELGPGADRAAVAAEVEALLAGLGARDLQVRGLYDTSGMRADADVMVWWHAPSVEVVQEAYRRLRRTALGRVLKPVWSSVGVHRQAEFNARHVPAFMAGEEPRRYLNVYPFVRSYEWYLLPEDERRTMLKDHGMAAMPYPDVRANTVSAFALGDYEWLLAFEADELHRIVDLMRDLRNTEARRHVREELPFFTGRRVPLAELVDALP, from the coding sequence ATGACGCAGGCTCCCGAGCAGGAGCGGGCGGGCACCGCCGAGAAGCCGGCCACCCGCACGCACGCCGAGATCAACCAGACCATCCGCTACACGATGTGGTCGGTGTTCGCCCTCGACGGCGAGCTGGGCCCCGGCGCCGACCGCGCCGCGGTCGCGGCCGAGGTCGAGGCGCTGCTCGCCGGGCTCGGTGCGCGCGACCTGCAGGTGCGGGGGCTGTACGACACCTCCGGCATGCGCGCCGACGCGGACGTGATGGTGTGGTGGCACGCGCCGTCCGTGGAGGTGGTGCAGGAGGCCTACCGGCGCCTGCGCCGCACCGCGCTCGGGCGGGTGCTGAAGCCCGTGTGGTCCTCGGTCGGGGTGCACCGCCAGGCCGAGTTCAACGCCCGCCACGTCCCGGCGTTCATGGCCGGGGAGGAGCCGCGCCGCTACCTGAACGTGTACCCGTTCGTGCGATCCTACGAGTGGTACCTGCTGCCCGAGGACGAGCGGCGCACGATGCTCAAGGACCACGGCATGGCCGCCATGCCTTATCCGGACGTGCGCGCGAACACCGTCTCCGCGTTCGCGCTCGGCGACTACGAGTGGCTGCTCGCGTTCGAGGCCGACGAGCTGCACCGCATCGTCGACCTCATGCGCGACCTGCGGAACACCGAGGCCCGCCGCCACGTGCGCGAGGAGCTGCCCTTCTTCACCGGGCGGCGCGTGCCGCTGGCCGAGCTCGTCGACGCCCTGCCGTGA
- the hemG gene encoding protoporphyrinogen oxidase has translation MTAPAEPVVAVVGAGISGLAAAWRLASAPGRRRVVLLEASGRTGGALQRVRVGAGASAVVVDGGAEALLARRTEAVRLAAEVGLSGDLVAPATARAAVASRGALHPVPPGTVMGVPREADALRGLLDAGEVERARCEVPGPPVDDDAAVGAWVAHRFGPAVAQRLVDPLLGGVYAGRADLLSLRATAPALWPAARDARPVLTGGSAPPAGGDPDGGGGLGSGAGTAAGGAVFAGVRGGVGRLAEALTAALPRAGVALRLGAPVRELVPAGGAWRLRGAPPGRAEEELLADAVVVALPPPAASALLAGPVPEAAAALSGVPTASLALCTLVLPPGALDAVAIEGAPGPLSGVLVPPVEGRLVKAMTFSSAKWAWVAQAAGGRSVLRLSVGRYGDDGVLARSDEQLLAAAAADAQEVLGVPLRPLAAAVTRWDDALPQYLVGHVGRVEAVRAAVAARPGLAVAGAAYDGVGVPACIASAGLAAERVLAHLAA, from the coding sequence ATGACGGCGCCGGCCGAGCCCGTCGTCGCGGTCGTCGGCGCCGGGATCAGCGGCCTGGCCGCCGCCTGGCGCCTGGCCAGCGCGCCCGGGCGCCGCCGCGTGGTGCTGCTGGAGGCGAGCGGGCGCACCGGAGGGGCGCTGCAGCGCGTGCGGGTGGGCGCCGGCGCGAGCGCCGTCGTGGTGGACGGCGGCGCGGAGGCGCTGCTGGCGCGCCGCACGGAGGCGGTGCGCCTGGCCGCCGAGGTGGGCCTGAGCGGGGACCTCGTGGCCCCCGCCACCGCGCGCGCCGCCGTCGCCTCGCGCGGCGCGCTGCACCCGGTGCCGCCCGGCACCGTGATGGGGGTGCCGCGCGAGGCCGACGCCCTGCGCGGCCTGCTGGACGCCGGCGAGGTCGAGCGGGCCCGCTGCGAGGTGCCCGGCCCGCCCGTGGACGACGACGCGGCCGTCGGCGCGTGGGTCGCGCACCGGTTCGGCCCGGCGGTCGCGCAGCGGCTGGTCGACCCCCTCCTCGGCGGCGTCTACGCCGGGCGCGCCGACCTGCTGTCGCTGCGCGCGACCGCGCCCGCCCTGTGGCCGGCCGCCCGCGACGCCCGGCCCGTGCTCACCGGGGGCTCGGCGCCCCCGGCCGGAGGCGACCCGGACGGCGGCGGCGGGCTGGGCAGCGGCGCCGGCACGGCCGCCGGCGGCGCCGTCTTCGCCGGCGTGCGCGGCGGCGTCGGGCGCCTGGCGGAGGCGCTGACCGCCGCGCTGCCGCGCGCCGGCGTCGCGCTGCGCCTGGGCGCGCCCGTGCGCGAGCTCGTCCCCGCCGGCGGCGCCTGGCGCCTGCGCGGAGCGCCTCCCGGCCGCGCGGAGGAGGAGCTCCTCGCCGACGCCGTCGTGGTGGCCCTGCCCCCGCCCGCGGCGTCCGCGCTGCTGGCCGGCCCCGTGCCCGAGGCCGCGGCCGCCCTGAGCGGCGTGCCCACGGCGAGCCTGGCGCTGTGCACGCTGGTGCTGCCCCCCGGCGCGCTGGACGCGGTCGCGATCGAGGGTGCGCCCGGCCCGCTGTCCGGGGTGCTCGTCCCGCCCGTGGAGGGCCGCCTCGTGAAGGCGATGACGTTCTCCAGCGCCAAGTGGGCCTGGGTCGCGCAGGCCGCCGGAGGGCGCAGCGTGCTGCGGCTGTCGGTCGGCCGGTACGGCGACGACGGCGTCCTGGCGCGCTCCGACGAGCAGCTGCTGGCCGCGGCGGCCGCCGACGCGCAGGAGGTGCTCGGCGTGCCGCTGCGGCCGCTGGCCGCAGCCGTCACCCGCTGGGACGACGCGCTGCCGCAGTACCTCGTCGGCCACGTCGGGCGGGTGGAGGCCGTGCGCGCCGCCGTGGCCGCCCGCCCCGGCCTGGCCGTGGCCGGCGCCGCCTACGACGGCGTCGGCGTGCCCGCGTGCATCGCCTCCGCCGGGCTCGCCGCCGAGCGGGTGCTCGCGCACCTGGCCGCCTGA
- the hemE gene encoding uroporphyrinogen decarboxylase has translation MSDAAPAPPAPPAERPAPSAADSPLVRACRRLPVPHTPVWFMRQAGRSLPEYRAVREGVAMLEACRRPELVTEITLQPVRRYGVDAAILYSDIVVPLQAAGVDLDIVPGVGPVVASPVRTAADVEALPLLDPAQVEPVAAAVRMLVAELGATPLIGFAGAPFTLASYLVEGGPSRNHERTKALMHGDPGLWAALMARLVQVTTTFLRVQAQAGASALQLFDSWAGALPLADYERFVQPSSRAVLEGVADLGVPRIHFGVGTGELLRAMGEAGADVVGVDFRVPLAEASRRIGPSRAVQGNLDPALVFAPWPVVRAAVRDVLASGAQAPGHVFNLGHGVLPTTDPDVLARVVELVHEASAGSAGSAVGAPAERRAG, from the coding sequence GTGTCCGACGCCGCACCGGCCCCCCCGGCTCCTCCGGCCGAGCGCCCCGCGCCCTCCGCCGCCGACTCGCCCCTGGTGCGCGCGTGCCGGCGCCTGCCGGTGCCGCACACCCCGGTGTGGTTCATGCGCCAGGCGGGCCGCTCGCTGCCGGAGTACCGCGCGGTGCGCGAGGGCGTGGCCATGCTCGAGGCCTGCCGGCGCCCCGAGCTCGTCACGGAGATCACCCTGCAGCCGGTGCGCCGCTACGGCGTCGACGCGGCGATCCTCTACTCCGACATCGTCGTGCCGCTGCAGGCCGCCGGCGTCGACCTCGACATCGTGCCCGGCGTCGGGCCGGTCGTGGCCTCGCCCGTGCGCACCGCGGCCGACGTCGAGGCCCTGCCGCTGCTGGACCCGGCGCAGGTGGAGCCCGTGGCCGCCGCGGTGCGGATGCTGGTCGCCGAGCTGGGCGCCACGCCCCTGATCGGCTTCGCCGGCGCGCCGTTCACCCTGGCCAGCTACCTCGTCGAGGGCGGGCCCAGCCGCAACCACGAGCGCACCAAGGCGCTCATGCACGGCGACCCGGGCCTGTGGGCGGCGCTCATGGCGCGCCTGGTGCAGGTGACGACGACCTTCCTGCGGGTGCAGGCGCAGGCCGGCGCGAGCGCGCTGCAGCTGTTCGACTCGTGGGCCGGAGCGCTGCCGCTGGCCGACTACGAGCGGTTCGTCCAGCCCTCCTCCCGCGCCGTGCTCGAGGGCGTCGCGGACCTCGGCGTCCCCCGCATCCACTTCGGGGTCGGCACGGGGGAGCTGCTGCGCGCGATGGGGGAGGCCGGCGCGGACGTCGTCGGCGTGGACTTCCGGGTGCCGCTGGCCGAGGCCTCCCGCCGGATCGGCCCGTCGCGCGCGGTGCAGGGCAACCTCGACCCCGCGCTCGTCTTCGCCCCCTGGCCGGTCGTGCGGGCCGCCGTGCGCGACGTGCTCGCGAGCGGTGCGCAGGCGCCCGGCCACGTGTTCAACCTCGGCCACGGCGTGCTGCCGACCACCGACCCCGACGTCCTCGCGCGCGTGGTCGAGCTCGTGCACGAGGCGAGCGCCGGCTCGGCCGGGTCCGCGGTGGGAGCACCGGCGGAGCGGCGAGCGGGATGA
- a CDS encoding DUF3000 domain-containing protein: MCGVELLDVPADAPPVFLAMLADLRAAPLRTDVLVEQVPAPRRLAPSAVALSADVVAGGEDVASGRFVLLHDPLGQDGWEGTVRVVTLARAALEAELATDPLLGRAGWSWLEEALASRGVRAGALSGTVTRVVSESFAGLAERPASVEVEVRGSWTPPPDDVGTSLQAWADVMCAAGGLPPLPSGVVAFPPRGR, from the coding sequence ATGTGCGGCGTGGAGCTGCTGGACGTCCCCGCCGACGCACCACCGGTGTTCCTCGCCATGCTGGCGGACCTGCGCGCCGCGCCGCTGCGCACCGACGTCCTCGTGGAGCAGGTGCCCGCCCCCCGGCGCCTCGCGCCGTCCGCGGTGGCGCTGTCCGCGGACGTCGTCGCCGGCGGCGAGGACGTCGCCAGCGGCCGCTTCGTGCTGCTGCACGACCCGCTCGGCCAGGACGGCTGGGAGGGCACCGTGCGCGTGGTGACGCTCGCCCGCGCCGCGCTGGAGGCGGAGCTGGCCACCGACCCCCTCCTCGGCCGGGCCGGCTGGTCGTGGCTGGAGGAGGCCCTGGCCAGCCGCGGCGTGCGCGCTGGCGCCCTGTCCGGGACGGTCACGCGCGTGGTCTCGGAGAGCTTCGCGGGCCTGGCCGAGCGCCCCGCCAGCGTCGAGGTCGAGGTCCGCGGGTCCTGGACCCCGCCCCCGGACGACGTCGGCACCTCCCTGCAGGCGTGGGCGGACGTGATGTGCGCGGCCGGCGGCCTGCCGCCCCTGCCGTCCGGCGTGGTCGCCTTCCCCCCGCGGGGGCGCTGA
- a CDS encoding response regulator transcription factor produces MSTVVERGAVRAAPAPRGRRSTALVAVQTLAAREIAVRVLRALGTSEVLAASTVLEARRAAAAHTGDACVVEAGLQDGAGISLVRDLRAAGWSPAVVVSTTEDPWMVRAALAAGVRCFVSTPASGTVAPVLPSTPEGLQNLSGREVEVLQLVADGQSNREVGDALGLSALTVKSHLARIARKLGTGDRAEMVLVCLRAGVIS; encoded by the coding sequence ATGAGCACGGTCGTGGAGAGGGGTGCCGTGCGTGCGGCGCCGGCGCCGCGGGGACGGCGCAGCACCGCCCTGGTCGCGGTGCAGACCCTGGCGGCGCGCGAGATCGCCGTCCGGGTGCTGCGGGCGCTCGGCACGAGCGAGGTCCTCGCGGCCAGCACGGTGCTCGAGGCCCGCCGCGCGGCCGCCGCCCACACCGGGGACGCGTGCGTCGTCGAGGCGGGCCTGCAGGACGGCGCGGGGATCTCCCTGGTGCGCGACCTGCGCGCGGCCGGCTGGTCGCCGGCCGTGGTGGTCTCGACCACCGAGGACCCGTGGATGGTGCGCGCGGCCCTGGCCGCCGGCGTGCGCTGCTTCGTCTCCACGCCGGCCTCCGGCACCGTCGCGCCCGTGCTGCCCTCGACGCCGGAGGGGCTGCAGAACCTCTCCGGCCGCGAGGTCGAGGTGCTCCAGCTCGTCGCCGACGGGCAGTCCAACCGCGAGGTCGGCGACGCCCTGGGCCTGTCCGCGCTGACGGTCAAGAGCCACCTGGCCCGCATCGCGCGCAAGCTGGGCACCGGCGACCGCGCGGAGATGGTGCTCGTCTGCCTGCGGGCCGGCGTCATCTCCTGA